AATAGAAGACTGATACACCAATAAGTAAGACATTTAGCTGAATTAAGAGAACGCAAACTTTAAATCTGCAGGATAGCAGCGTTCCAGTAAAGTGGAGTAGAttgcatatttttacatttttgatgtATTGTTATATGTTGAATTATGGTTTTAAAAAGATGCCGCATATTGTGGCGCCATTGCGGTGTCCGTAGAAATTTTGCGTGCTTAAAGCCTAGTGTGGCTGCAGCTTTGGCTGGGAACAGACCCTAAAAAGGTTTAGGAAGATAAAAAAATAGATCTTCAGTAAGAAcaaccaaccaaacaaacattttaagaaAAACGAGATTAAGACGATGGCAAATCCAAGAAGAGAAGAGCGTCCAGCATCACTGCGTCCAGCTGTGTTACAGGCGTGATGCTGATCGACTCTGACTGTATTTACATGAAGCTTTACTGACCATGTGGTGATGCGTCACGGCTTCTGTCGTGCTTCACACTTGTTGTGGCTCTGGTCTTGTTTGCTTCAGATTCTGGCATTAATTACATCGCGTGGGTGAACCGCTCAGCTCACGGCACCTAGTAAATTCTCTGTAATTTatcaagaaaacaacaacaatccTCAAATCTGCATGACTTATTCTAGGTCTGCTTATACAGAATTATTGTGATGCTTTGCATCCGTGCATTCAATGACTGTGCTCTTAAACCGAGCACACGCCTGTCTAACAGTCATCAAACCGTTTGGATTGCATTTGGCTCTTACTCAAAGCCAAAACCCTCTATCACTTTCATTcagcatctgtgtgtgtgtgttatatggGTGTTTCCCTCTGGTATTACTCATGTCCTTTCTCTCCTCCGATAGCTGCACATGGCGTTCCAAGGACTCAAAAGAACAAACCCAGTGCAGTTATCGTTACATTAATACATCAGCTACAAGAATAGATCATCCAAACTCTATGATcgatttaaagggacagtccttccaaaaatgaaagttctcacgctcatgtcgttccacacctgtaagactgcCTGGAGcacaaaacaagatattttcATTCACGTTTCCGCACATTCAAATTTTGCATGTCACGTTTAGTTATGAGACCTGTGAGACTTCAAACATGGTATGCTAAGTTTGAAAATGAGCAAATGAAAGTATGAGATTTGGCTGAGAGGAGATAATCAGACTTTACTTTAGGTCTTTTCAGCTTCAGAagactttaaaaatgtaggtCTCAAACATGATGCACACTTTTTATAGTGCTTTTTGGAGTCAGGCATGCTCGTTGCATGGGAAAGAACGTTGTGATTCCTCAAaatttctctttttgtgttGCACTGAAGAAATtctcacaggtttggaacaactcgaatctgtattttcattttttgagtgCAACTATACTCACCAGACTTTTTACATGGAATGCAAGAACAATGCAAATGAAAAAATTCTACGTAAGTATAATATGAAATCTAAATTTCAAACACTATTAAAGTCAAATAAACAgtctgtaataaaataagatctaatcatcaaactacaagcattagcacaaataaacacaatagaAAAGATGccaattaaataaacagtgcttttcaggtagATCTAACAGTAGAttaggtacagaaattgaataaagtaatcaaatgtaaaataggaatattaggctgctgtcactttaagactaatgcacggatccaacatactgttacacacgcgtttactttctcaactgtttgcATTCACTTAACACGTTACACACACAACTGactatgtttactaggatactcgccaagatggcattttgaaataattttatGCGAAATTGTCAAGCGCAAGACGTGAAAGAGTGCTTGAATCAGTATTCGCTTGCTGTCAGACGTGGCTTTCTGAGCGCACACAAAACTTCTCACACGGCACGTGCAAGTTATCGTTTACGTCTTCTTActcatgaatgtttaaattggcaaggcttaaaaCACCTGCAAATGATAAACATTCAAGATGACGCAGCACTGGTCCGATCTTTGACAGTTCTGTCAACAAGCCCAGCATCTCTTTAGGTTACAGTGTGCATATGAGAGAAAGTGACAGAGGGTGCTCTCAGGCAATGAaattatatcttttttttttgcctgtaaCTCAATTAGGTGACTGTAATCATACAATTTACTAGCCATTGGctaattaaagacatttttagttGCCTCTTGTAAAATTTGGTCGCATATTTACTCGCAATGCAGAGGGTTGACACCTACTGAAGGGATTCTGCTTGAGAATGAGATCTGGTCTGATTCACAGAATAAATGCAGATGTCAACtgataacagcatttattctgTGAATCAAACCAGATCTCATACAAAGTGAACCGAGTAGCTGTTTTCTCTCAGGAAGAGAGTGGTTTGATTAGCTAGTTGACCTGCTGTCAGTCCCGACAGCCCCCGCTGTAGTTCTCAGTATCAGTTATctgataacacacacacacacacacactgacctcATGCGAGTTCCCCTGAAGTCAACCGGTTAAACGCAAAGTGGGAGATGCTGTCCCGACCGGCACATACCACTTACTAGGAACCACATATCATTTTGAGGTTGCACAGCTTTTGAGAAATGCACATATAGGTCACACATCAGCAGATATGAATACTTAGTGTTTTCACCAATAATGCTTAATAATCTGATGTGTGAACGTTTATCAAGGAAAGGTCATGGCTGAGGCAAAACTCGATGAAAAcggtgttattttagtattatttatattctatagtaatatttattaatatatgaatCATCATAATTTTAGCTTAGGTCATTTTGTTTAGTGTTTTTTGAAATTCCTATttagctttcatttattttcagatttagttttagtcattttagtacttaaacttatttaattcagttaaatgcaaaggcaacatttctaattttcttttttatggtttttcatctaatatttaatttgattttacttcagctttatttcaaactattaaaaatagttttcgttaacaataacaacagtgGTGTGCATGTCTTGTGCTCATCTGTTTGCGTTTTTTCATcaaaaccagaaaaaaaaaaaaaaaaaatcccaagtAAATCTGGTTTTCTTGCATTTTCAGGTTTTTAAAACGAGCAGCACTCTGTGTTATTATCCAGAGCAGCATTATGTTGatattattatgtttatatcTAATCTAAGATTAATTTCCGTAGTCTAAAGATATGAAATAATAGTGAATTCAGTTGAATATGTTGTGGAGGAAAGTCATCTACTCGGTCTGTGTAAGGGAGACTCACTCTTCTGTGTTCAGTGTAGTATGTGGTTTCACTCTTCACGGCTATGCTTGATAAACAGGAAGCTGAAATTTCCCTCCGTATGACACGTTTCCTGTAGTGTCTTCTCATGGCGTGTTTTTTACTTGAGGCCTGCATGAGAAACGTGGGCTGTCAAGGGGAGTGTTCAGCTGTCATTTCTGGTAAGGTGCCGCTATAGGCCGTGGGCAGATTAAGCTGAATGACGCTTGTCAGAGGGGTTTTACCCTAGGGTGACTGGAAGGCAGCGGAGCGGCTAGTCGAGCTGCAGATCACAGGCCGGTGACGACGCTGTGCGGGAACCATCATGACCCCCTAGAGTAACTAAAAATAATGGCCAATAAGCATATACACGCTCTCATCTATTTCTAGCACTTTATTAATAGATTTGTAGCAAGTTAAAATTTTACCTGTGGACATTTCTGTAGATATCTGCCTGTCAGAAGACAATGCAAGTTGAGTCTTGGATTCTTCCTCATCTGTAGGGGAGTTTAAATTACTTGACCTTTGagcattttataaatattttacatactACACTAAACCATAGGTTAACAtcatttaaagcagaactaagtaacttttattaccttcataaatagttttctaagtccttacgatggttaattgacttgtagtggtgtgtttgaggcgtgcactaaccccctctggcacgtctacgccagaaaacagcacttgcaagttgagctgcgccgacccgacacaatctcacctcgtgttcacgttcacgcaagagtgacaaaatgctttacggtaattcaaaaacaatgtatatattatgactttataagacaattttgaaaattgtcttaattcttgtactgtatttgcaaaactactgcgctggtgagcgttgtagtcgttgtagtccagagctgcgcttggagtatttacgacagtgtgattcactgtaggaacctgtagggggagcttcgcaaatcttactgagttccgctttaacaAGCTCCCCGTTAGCCCCAAAATTGtatcaaaaataatataaagatataaagtcgcaattctgactttttctcgcaattgcgattttatatcacgcaataacaagatataaattcacaatttcgagttatgaagtcagaattgcatgatataatctcgcaattgcgagaaagtcagaattgcgactttatatctttatATTGTTTTTGATACAATTGAGTATTATAagatataacatttttttttctcagaattatgtgtttatatttcgcaattctgactttataacatgcagttgtgagttataaaatcagaattgtgagataaaacgtcgcaattatcttttttatttgttacttcatggcagaaacaagcttccatagggaaaattcttcaaaatatcttcctttgtgttcaacagaacaaagaaactcatgcaggtttagaacaactaaagggtgagaaaatgatgacagaattgtcatttttgggtgaactatctctttaaatatTCATAAACTCTGACAGTCACAGAATATTTTATACGGTTTTACTCAATACCCAGGACTAGTTACTAACACAATATTATGAAAAGCCCATAAATGCGACCGAAATAATCCATGATTATTGTGTGCTGTTTGTAACTTTGAGGACCTCTAGAGGACGAAACTCAAAATTCATGTCCTGTGGAATATGTGCATTATCACATTCTCTCTGACCTTGTATCAAtgtcttttgttttctgtttgtgCTGTAGGAGAGTGAAAATTTGGAGAAGGAAAACGCAGCGCTCAGGAAAGAGGTGAAGAGACTCACAGAAGAGGCCAAATATCTGTCCACGGTCCTGAGCAACCATGAGCCGCTGTGCACGGGCCTGAGCGGCGCGTCCACGGAGCTGCTGTACGGCGCGCATCACGGCGCGTTCCACCAGCACATCAGCGTGCCGCACTACCCGCTCTGACCGGCAGAGGCCGCCGGAGTTCCGCATGGAATCCGCCTGTGGGCGACAGTCAATGAACTTTGGTTGAGTCATAAACAACGTACATAGTCATCAGCGGGCATTGAAATGATCTTAAAATCATCTGCTGAGTATCAGATAAATAAAACAAGCCTCAAGATGAAACGATTTTTGTGACGATATAttaatatcatttttattttatttttttgtctgaaGTTAAATAATCCCAGTTCCTTGAACAAAACCTCATGTCTGTAAAATGCAAATGTGTTAAACGTAGGCTACTTGCAAAGGTGCATGGCAATGACACGATGAATGTTTTCAATTTAGATTTCATTAAGCCAGTCTACTGATTCATatgatcatttattttattctatttctgTGAAATGTTAATGAAATGACTGGACTTTATTCTAAGAAAATGATGTTGATTGTGTATCCTGTTCAGAGATATTATGTGTGAATGTTTTTCTATTATGACTCATTGGTCAAACATTCTGAATGTACTTTATACACAATTCTagctgaatatttttattctaaaCCCGTTGAGATCTTCTAAAGTTGTACAAACTGCTGTGCTATATCTCAAATGTGGAGGAGGGAAAATTTGTATCTGTGATCTTCTGTGATCACTTgtgaagaaataaataaataaatgtaaaatatacagACACATTTCATGAATTTGAACACAATGTCCCCTCTGTTTCatttatcaagcagtaaaaGTGTTTTAAACAGTTCATAAGTATGCACATATTATGCATGAAATATTCAGAGAGCAAAAGTATGTTTTGTCcttttaataaatgcatctgTTTAGAATTTTTACAGGTGCTAAAACAATCACTTAAGTCTCATAATTATCAAAAATTATAATTGTCATGATTTGTAATTATCTATCTGAACCAGCATCtgtgttaatttattttattgtcctCTGTACTTAAATATTTATTCCCATATCTTTTTACACGTTTTATTAATCTTTCTATCACTagtattttcttttgtttaaagTCTAAAATTTTTAGTACTTTTACATGTAGAAGTggaagaaaaactgtaaaaactggaagaaaatattaaattaattcactTATAGAAAaagtattagtattatttacTTGGTGTGCCTTCATTATCTGTACATTCATTCGTCCAGTCCCATGTTCTTTTggcttttcatttttaacaggACACATTCTgttcaaacaaaatcaaatcTAAGAGTTTGCTGCCCCCTGTGTACGACAAACTCTATCTACTCTCTCTGCAGAGGATGTCCTAATTGCAGAAGAAAGGTTAAATGTTTCATACAAATAAAACAGATCTATTTACATACCTGCTGTAATAGACccaccccccttagttactgttgctttgtcagACAAGCCGTCAGACAAGccaaaaccgttttgtggctctttaatgtgtcgtgacagattgctgtagcgcctcagctcaagcggctcgtgaaccaatcatctcttcctactagctCATTTattgcatcaaataaacatgaatgaacatgagaagaaatgttgtttcaaacgcggaaagacgtcagtacacaccatttttcaagttcaagtccactgaggttaatctactaactcctgactgctttgtcagacaaaatggcggattcggtgttatgactggttagatctcttgtcaatcaaactcccggtgaAGGGACTTGACACCTCAGCAAGCTCATGCCTGTGACATATGTGAGTCCTGCAAGTATAAGAGGGCAACCAGTGGGCAGGACCACCAGCCTGACACAAATGACATGAGGAAAAAACACTGGGTTCAAAAACAACCCAAGGGCCGGGTAAATATAGGACAGAACACATGTTGGGTTAATTTTACccagcaaattgggttgtttatttaacccagcataatGGGATGATTCATTTTACTATAATACTAGCTTTTTTTCTTACTTCATACTttaagggccctatcatacaacCGGCGCAATGCGGAAACAGGCGcgatgcaagtgttttttgctagtttcagcccgccgcagttatcattttcatgttctgcgccacgttgtttaaatagcaaatgcatttgcacccatttgtgcgcccatggacgtgctggtctgaaatcgaggtgtgttcaggtgcattgttggcgtgttgctattttgagggaactg
Above is a window of Megalobrama amblycephala isolate DHTTF-2021 linkage group LG11, ASM1881202v1, whole genome shotgun sequence DNA encoding:
- the batf gene encoding basic leucine zipper transcriptional factor ATF-like produces the protein MAQGSDNNDTSYTKSPSPGNKQGSTDDVRKVMRREKNRIAAQKSRMRQTQKADSLHLESENLEKENAALRKEVKRLTEEAKYLSTVLSNHEPLCTGLSGASTELLYGAHHGAFHQHISVPHYPL